CTTGAGATCAATATCATCTGGGGTCTAGAGATTTGCCCTCCAGAACCATCTGAATTTCTTTTGCATCCAGAGTCTCATAAGTGAGCAGAGCATCTGCCAGCTTTTTGTGCTCTTTGCTGTAGGTCTTGAGGAGTTTCTTAGCACGCTCATATGAATCCTGATGAAAAAAGTACAAGAACAGAACACAGACAGTATCAGCATGTGTACTCCTTAAGACTATGAGCATGCTTTACTGACTGACTGTGAGACTGAACGGTACCTGTAGCAGCATTCTGACTTCCTGGTCAACAGCAGCTTGCGTTTCTGGGCTATGTTTGGACAGGTCTGAGTACGTCATGACACCTAGCTGGAAAAggcagagggggaaaaaagtttcaGACTTCCAATGAAACAAGATAAAAATATCTGCAGTACAATTAATGTTTTAACCCTAAATGGTCAAATTGGCAACAAATCAGCACTTTAAAACAACACAGACTACATTAACCTAACAGTAAATATCACTAATGTAGCCAAATTCCTAGAATTGGTTAAACAAGACCtggtttttatacattttatatatataaaatttccaTCTTCCATAGGCTTGGGACATGCTCCCCCAATGAGCAAGTAGATCAGGTTTATTTTATCCCCCTGTGTTTGAATCACACACTGGATATAATTACATTGTGGTccttttcaaaacaaacatacatCCATGTTGACTTCTATTTATTATTCCGACAGTGAAATACAGAACTCTATTTTGCTTTTGCCGTTTTTGCTGTCCCTTTAATTCTGATTTAGTTCATGCAGCACTGCATGTGTACACACGTTAAGTATGAAGACTGACCCCTACttgagtgtccacaaactatGCCTTGACGTGCTTGCAGAATGcgctcacatacatacatacattaatacattatatatatatatatatatatatatatatatatatacacatacatacacacacacacacacacacacacacacacacacacacactttatattttatatgtgtgtatataaagataaaataaaatgtgtcagAACTTTCTAAATATACAATTGGACAATACTCAGTTTTCCGTATTGGGCTATAGGTTAATCAAAACAGACATTAAATGTTAGCTTAGACAAAGCTCTAATATAAGAAGTATAGGAATCATACAAGAACTTCTCATGAATTTTCTCTCTTTGCTGTTAATGAAAATGAgcaatcaaatgtttaaaaagtccTAATGGAATTTAAAGTCTTCCAGCTACCATTACATAAGCTAAATCTCTTTAAACAATATAAAGTTGACAAAAGGTTTTGCATCATAAACATTCAATACATTTTCAGAAAAAGAGGAAACATgtcatgtcatttaaaaaaaaaaaaaaaaaaatttcataaaaCACAGGCTAATCATGAAACTTTACCAATTTCAATCAGTAATCATACCTTGTCACTCATACCAAAGCGTGTAACCATCAACTTTGCAATCTTAGTGGCTCCATCAAAATCACTTGATGCTCCTGTAATGAATGAACAATACTTTAGGAATGACCTAACTAAACATAAGAAACTAATCTGCCATCAGTACAGATGCCCACCTGTAGTGATGTTTTCATCCCCAAAGATGAGCTCCTCTGCCACCCTGCCGCCCATGCTGACATCCATCTGAGCCAACAGTTGAGCGCGAGTCTCACTCCACCGATCGTTTTCTGGGAGCATAGACACCTGAGTGCGAAGATAAAAGTACATAAATGCAATGTTCTTCTGTAAGTGTTTTTGTGAAACATTATTTTAGCATcgacaacaacaaaacctgTTATCTTAGTGATAATTACATGACCAAGGGTGGGTCCTCGTGGCATGATAGTAGCTTTATTTATGGGCATGGCGTCTTTAGTATAATATGCCACAATAGCGTGCCCAGATTCATGATATGCTGTGATTGTCTTGTTTTTCTTGTCGATCTCCACACTCCTGCGCTCTGGGCCTGGTGAGAAATTGTCAGAAATAAGTTGCTGGCTTTTTTGTGGGGGACAGGTCCTCCATCTATAATGCCTTAATCATGTGCACAGAATGTGAAGCCTCACCCATTAGGATCTTGTCTTTAGCAAACTCCAGTTCCTTTATTGTCACCATCTCCTTTCCATCTACAGCAGCCTTTAGTGCAGCCTGATTCACCAAGTTCTCCAGCTCTGCTCCAGAGAAGCCCACTGTTCCCCTCGCAATAATTTCTGCATCCACatctagaaataaaaacaaaaacatttatttaaaaaacaaacaaacaaaaaaacactattgtacaaattctttttttcccctaaagcCAAAACCTGTGGTCTTTGATAGCTAGTTTGACATGTTCCCCGACAGCTGATTAATGGCCGTTGTGATAAAATTTTTCCtctgattaaattctggcagtgtcagaagatttgggGCACAGTCGAGTAGTGTGGCGTCTCCTACTCGATACGAGTTTTCTTGCGTGCATTTGTTTTCACGTCTTCACGTCTTACAGTGCgacatggcttacagcggggatcgtgttcgtacagtctgacaagcaacagtcgcaaaggactattaaaaatcacacactGTGCACCCGGATTCAGATATAATAACATTAGAATATTTTCCTCACCAGGGTCCACTTTGATTTTCTTCAGATACCAGTTGAGGATCTCAGTGCGTCCTTTTACATCGGGTTTGGGGACTGTGACTTGCATGTCAAACCTCCCAGGTCTCACAAGAGCACTTAATGCACACGGACACAAGACAGAAAATAAGCCAAGGCATAAAAAAGGCTAAATAGGTTGTACTATACTCTCATTATGCTTTTTCTTGGTTCGTGAGGTGAGTGGGAGGTCTTCATTTAAACACACTTTAAAAGACACACTGAGTTCTTGcagtttagtatttaaaaaaaatccaaaactttttcagaatttttttttttttttacagacagaTTGTTAACTTTCCATAATTTCTATGTTCAGTTTCATATTTTCACCTTAAAATATAATcataaaaagggaaaaaatattacatttgattAAATGTGCAATAGGGTGTTAGTGTAGAAAATAAGGTGATGTTTAATGATAATGCATTTAGAACATTTAGCTGGACATCATTCATATCCATAATGATTCCCAAAAAACCTGTTTTCAAAACAATGCACTTACTTGTCCAAAGCTTCTGCAAAATTTGTTGCCCCAATAACAATAACCCCTTCGTTTGGTTTAAACCTGAAattatacaataaataataaaaagtattagAATAAGAAACCATGCTTATGTCTGTAATTACTTTGACAACCGCACAACTACTAACCCATCCATTTCTGCAAGGAGCTGGTTAATGGTCTGACGCGAATATGGATGCATGGGTGACTCAATCCGCTTTCCACCCACACTGTCCAactcatcaataaagatcacacAGGGGGCATTAGCTTTCGCCTCTTctgcaggaaaaagaaaacaaaagtattACTGTGTTTCACTGAATAGACAGGAATTTAGCTTGTTTACGACAATCTTCATAGACATAAGTATGCAACAGAGACATGGGTGTACCATCCTAAAAGCACTTCATACTCACTGAACAGGTTCCTGATGCGACTTGCTCCAACACCCACAAACATCTCATCAAACTCCGAC
This Ictalurus furcatus strain D&B chromosome 1, Billie_1.0, whole genome shotgun sequence DNA region includes the following protein-coding sequences:
- the yme1l1a gene encoding ATP-dependent zinc metalloprotease YME1L1; this translates as MFSLTTSFQPQVTVPLSHIINAVHSLKASASSTASAAVQSLHRELSADQHILSNSPDTQLKQIHKDLGMSELRLSGVNELLNRLLPTPAPTESSNLRGCLRSSRWRTSHISTDSFYHNKHGFSQRMPGLFGYPVFHRQNSRPLQVLCSDLQHLQVWVQSRGFKTLRSKTRRIQTSYESPAESESYTPIFMKGLLLRDKADAESLDQLIKQRNLPENQQDAFKTGFTEGFMKSQALMQKTQESLKRTRLILLVLLLVGIYGLSRTPFLSVRFRTTSGLDAALDPVQMKNVTFEHVKGVEEAKSELQDIVEFLRNPQKFTALGGKLPKGVLLVGPPGTGKTLLARAVAGEADVPFYYASGSEFDEMFVGVGASRIRNLFKEAKANAPCVIFIDELDSVGGKRIESPMHPYSRQTINQLLAEMDGFKPNEGVIVIGATNFAEALDNALVRPGRFDMQVTVPKPDVKGRTEILNWYLKKIKVDPDVDAEIIARGTVGFSGAELENLVNQAALKAAVDGKEMVTIKELEFAKDKILMGPERRSVEIDKKNKTITAYHESGHAIVAYYTKDAMPINKATIMPRGPTLGHVSMLPENDRWSETRAQLLAQMDVSMGGRVAEELIFGDENITTGASSDFDGATKIAKLMVTRFGMSDKLGVMTYSDLSKHSPETQAAVDQEVRMLLQDSYERAKKLLKTYSKEHKKLADALLTYETLDAKEIQMVLEGKSLDPR